In the genome of Yersinia enterocolitica, the window TATAACCAAACCGCTCTGCGGTTATTACCCGCACAGGACGACAAAATTACCCCACTGCTACGGGCGTCAGTTGAGCAAATCAAACGGATTTCGGCGCTACTGGAGCGGCTACGCACATTACTCAGCCGTGGGCAGGTGAATTTACAACCGGTGGTGGTAGCGGATATCTGGTTACGCGTGAATGCTTTATTAAGTAATGAGATAGCCGCCAGCAAAGTAACGGTTGTGAATAGTATTCCAGCGAATTTACCACCACTCTCGGCCGATCCTTTATGGCTGGAGCAAATTCTGCATAATTTACTCAGTAATGCTATCCATGCCGTACAACATACTGCGACCCCGTTAATTTATTTCACTGCCCGCCTGCAACCACAGCAATGGCTAATTCAGATAGAAGATAATGGGCCGGGGCTAAGCCATCAGCAGTTAGACCACCTGTTCACACCTTTTTATACCACTCGCGAGAGTGGCCTGGGATTAGGGCTAACCCTGTGTGAGACATTGGTACAGCGAATGGGAGGTGACATAAAAGCCGCAAACAGTGAATATGGCGGGGCTTGTTTTACCCTAACCTTTCCCCTGATTGGCGAGAATACGCATGACAAAACACATTTATCTGATTGATGACGATGACGGTGTTCGCGCCGCGCTAACCGCATTACTCGCCACCCTGGGCTGGGAAGTAAAAGCATTCAGTGACGGCCAGCATTTCCTCGATACATTGGCAATAACCCAGCCAAGTTGCGTACTCCTGGATATCAGAATGCCGGGTAAGAGTGGGATGGCAGTATTAGAAGCCATTCAATGCCGTGATAGCACTCTTCCGGTCATCATAATGACTGGGCACGGTAATATTGAATTGTGCCGCCGGGCATTTAAAGGTGGAGCGCTGGAGTTTTTGACCAAACCTATCGACGCCGATGTGCTGATCGAGGCGGTCGGCATGGCACTGGAGCAACATGAGCAAGCGCTGGCAGTGAAAAAGCAGCAAGTGAGCTATCAACAGTTACTTAGCCAGCTCTCACCCCGCGAGCGGGAAGTCGCCGCGCTGATTATCCAAGGGGAAACCAGCAAGCAAATCGCCCATATGTTGTCACTTTCACCGCGAACCGTTGAAGCGCACCGCGCGAATATATTCTCCAAGCTGGAGGTCAACTCGCTGGCATCACTTATTCATAATTACTCCTATATCCTACCAATAATATACTCAAAGTAATTGGTGTTGCAGGTAGGCAGCAAGTGAACAACAAATTGGTTGTAAACCATTTTGAACAGCGCCTGCGTGGCCCGTAGGGTGAGCCTCTGATGAGGCTCATAATCCCGATGAGCTTACGCAGTCAAGTGATGTGGATGCGTGAGCGCAGATAACAACCCTGCGGCGCCAAGTCCGAAGGGAATAGGTAGAAGTACGGAGTAAAACGGGTAGTTAGCCGAATGTTTTTTCACCACTTATCGCCGTAACATAGCGGCACAGTGATGAAATCACTTCGCTAACAATAAGGATTTTATATGATCAAGCCTATTGCCCTGACCTCCGCCTTATTCATTGGCCTGATAGCTCAAGCCTCTGCTGCGGGTCTGAACACTGAACGTAATATCTCTCAGGCGCTGGCCACCGATTTGGCCAGCCGCACCCTCGCTGTTTGCCAGGCGGATGGTTACAACGTGGCGGTAACTGTGGTTGACCGTGCTGGGATCATCAAAACTGTATTACGTGCTGATAATGCCGGTCCGCACACCGTTAAAGCCAGCGAGCAAAAAGCCTTTACGGCACTATCGACTAAAACCCCAAGCGGGCAAGTGATGGAAAACAGCCAAAAGACACCTGCGGCCAACAACCTGAAAGACATTCCAGGGTTCTTGCTGTTAGGGGGTGGAGTGCCAGTGAAAGCAGGGGATGAGGTGGTCGGTGCAGTGGGTGTTGCCGGTGCACCGGGCGGGCATTTGGACGCACAATGTGCGACAAAGGCACTGGAGCAAATCAGCGCTCAGTTAAAAGCATAAGATTATAACGACAACGCCCCCACCCTCGGTGTCGAAAGGGGGGCGTTTTTATGATCGGCTATCAGTGATCAACAAAGGCAATTTTCAGCACAAACAGTAGCGCAACAACCACTACGCATGGGCTGATTTCACGCCAACGGCCAGTGCCCAGCTTCATCAGGCAATAAGAGATAAAGCCCAGCGCGATCCCTTCAGTGATAGAGAAACTAAACGGCATCATCACCGCGGTAACAAACGCAGGAACGGCTTCAGTCAAATCATCCCACTTCACCCGTGACAGGCTAGATGTCATCAGCACGCCAACATAAATCAACGCACCGGCAGCGGCATAAGCAGGCACCATACCGGCCAGGGGTGACACAAACATCACCAGCAGGAACAAGATACCAACCACAACGGCCGTTAAACCAGTACGACCCCCGACAGACACCCCTGAGGAGCTTTCAATATACGCGGTCACCGATGAGGTACCGATAAAAGCACCGGCTACCGAGCTGATGCTATCTACGTACAGCGCTTGCTTCATGCGCGGGAACTTGCCTTTGTGGTCGGTTAAGCCCGCTTTATCCGTGACGCCGATTAATGTGCCGGATGAATCGAACAGGTTAACCAGCATGAAGGAGAAAATGATCCCCGCCATACTTATATTCAGCGCTCCGGCTAAATCCACCTGCCCGACCACCGAAGTCACACTTGGCGGCATGGAGAAAATGCCAGAGTAATGCACATCACCCAGCGCCCAGCCAATCAGCGTGGTGACCACAATCGACACCAGCACCGCAGCGTGGATATTGCGAGAGGCCAGAACCGCAATAATAAAGAAGCCCAGCGCACCTAACAGCACACTGTGAGAAGTCAAATTACCTACCGCGACTAAGGTATCCGGGTTTGCCACCACGATACCGGCATTTTTCAGCCCCATCATGGCAATAAACAGGCCAATACCACTGGTAATCCCCACCCGTAGGCTCAGTGGGATGTTAGCAATCATCCAATACCGGATGCGGAAAATGGTCAGTAAAAGGAAACCGATTGCGCCCCAGAAAATAGCACCCATGCCGACTTGCCATGAAATACCCATCGCGCCAACCACCACAAAAGCGAAGAAAGCGTTAAGCCCCATCGCCGGAGCCAGTGCTACCGGTAAGTTAGCCAATAAGCCCATAAAGATGCTACCAAAGGCGGCAATCAGGCAGGTTGTCACGAAAACAGCCCGCACATCCATACCCGCAACCCCTAAAATCTGGGGGTTTACGAACACGATATAGACCATAGTCAAAAAGGTAGTGATACCGGCAATCAACTCAGTACGTGCCGTGGTACCGTGCTGTTTCAGTTTAAATACACGTTCGAGCAGCCCCTGCTCAGTATCAAGGTTTGGTTTACTCATTCGAAGAGTTCCACAGAAGGGAGTGATAGTCGGGGGATATCCTATAACAAAAAACTATTGTTTAGAGCGGGATCACACTCTTTTTTGGCTATTTTTTATCTTCACTGTTGCGCAACAACGCCTTCATTATGACTGCATATTATTCAACCCGTTGTATTTTATTAACTTGTTATTAGTTTTTCTGCTAGTAGGGTCAATAAACATCGCATTCTTACTCAGGATGATTAAAGTGAAGTGAACGTAGATCTGCACAATTTAAGGATAAGTAGAGTGAATAACATTGAATGCGTCATGTTCGATTGCGATGGCACCTTGGTTGACAGTGAAGTTCTGTGTTGTCGTGCATACGTCGTGATGTTTGCCCATTACGGTATTCACCTGTCGCTGGAAGAGGTGATTAAGCGTTTTAAAGGGGTAAAACTGAATGAAATAGTCGCGCTGGTGAGTAAAGAAAACGGTCTGGATGAATCAATAGCAACGCTGGAAAAACTCTACCGCGCTGAGGTTGCACGCCTGTTTGATGCCGAATTACAGCCTATTGCTGGGGCAAAAGCACTATTGGAGCAAATCACCCTGCCCGTCTGCGTGGTCTCCAACGGGCCAGTGAGCAAAATGCAGCACTCCCTTGGCCTGACTGGCCTGCTGTCTTTCTTTGATACGCGCCTCTATAGCGGTTACGACATTCAGCGTTGGAAGCCTGATCCCGCGCTGATTTATCACGCGGCAAAAGAGATGCAGGTGGCCGCCGAGCACTGCATTTTGGTGGAGGACTCCGCGGCCGGCACCCACGCTGGGATTGCCGCAGGTATACCGGTATTTTACTACTGCGCCGATCCACACAACCAGCCGATACACCACCCGCTAGTCACCATGTTTGATGATATGCAGCAACTGCCTGACTTGTGGCGCGAAAGAGGCTGGCAGATTACTCATCATTAGTGTGCCGACGGCGCTGGTTTATGACTCCACCAGCGCCATGAACGTTTAATGGCACTTTGTTTCTTAATAGCATGCTGTGGGCTAAAACGGCGGTTAAGGCCATTTGCCAATAAATCCAAAGCCAGGCATAAAACGAAGTAGACCAACGCGACAAACAGAAACACTTCCATTGGATAAACCATGCTGCGGTTATTAACCTGAGTTGCCAGAAAAGTCAGTTCATTCACCCCAACTATATAAGCCAGCGATGTGTCCTTAATCAATGAAATCCATTGATTGATAAATGATGGCACCATCATGCGCAATGCTTGCGGCAAGACCACAAACCATAAAACCTGCCAGCGGTTAAAACCTAGCGACAACCCAGCCTGCCACTGCCCTGCACCAATCGCCACAATCCCCGCTTTTACTGCGTGCGCCAGATAGGCGGAAGCAATCAATGCCAGTGCACACACCACCGTGGTGATTTCGGGGATATCCACACCAAATACAATTGGCAGCAGGAAGTAAGTCCAAAAAATCAGCATTATCACCGGGATGGCGCGGAAAAAGCCCAAAAAAGCCGCCAATACGCCCGCCCAAACACCACGAGACATTGCCAGCAATACCCCCAGCACGGTCCCTAAGATTGCGGAGGCCACTCCAGCCATGATACTGATCAGCAGGGTTAATGCCGCCCCACCCAGAGGGCCATCAGGGAAAGTACCCCACAGTAGATAAGTCCAGTTATCAGCAATAATTGTAAAATCCATCTCAATGCCCCCTGATTGTGGTTCGCTGTTGACGCCACATGCCCCAGGCTTCAATCAACGCGATAATGGCGATATACAATACTGTTGCCACCCCAAAGGCTTGAAATGTCCGCAATGTTTCGGTTTCAACCTGACGAGAAGCATAGGAAAGCTCAGCCACCCCGATAGCCATCGCTAAAGAGGAGTTTTTAATAATATTCATGTACTGGCCCAACAATGGCGGCATGGCAATTTTCAACGCCTGCGGCAACACCACATGGCGCATCGATTGCCAGCCCGTTAACCCCAGCGCATGTGCCGCGTATTTTTGTCCTTTAGCGACACCGCTGATCCCAGAACGTAATTCTTCAGCAATAAACGCCGTGGAATAGAGGGTTAGCCCGATAAACCCGGCTAAAAATTCAAAAGAAGGCCAACTTAACGTGAGTCCGATAAAGGTGATTTCATGGGGCGTATTGAGCCATGGAACCCAGGAAGCAGGCAGAAACTGACTGGCAGCAAAATACCAAAAGAACAGTTGTATCAGCAGCGGCGTATTGCGAAATAGCGTGCTATAGCCAACAGCAAACCACCGCAGCACTTTAAGTTCACTATCTCTGGCGGCAGCGAGCAAAAAGCCTAATAACGTGGCAGCAACCACCGTGCAGGCAGAAATCCACAACGTAAGCAGAAACCCCTGCCACAGCCAGTTAAGATATTGCGGGGCCAACAACCAATCAGTGAGATGATGTAGATTCATAGGTCTTGATACCCATATCGCGCTAAAAGCATCTCAATAGTTATTATTAGCTGTGTTGTAAAATCCATCTTACCTATCCCCCATGGTGTTAATCACTAACGGATTACAATGCAAGCAGCCCCACATCGTGACAATGCAGGGCTTTAATGTTCTCACTTCAAGGACGAAGGATATATTAGGCTTTAGGTTGCTGATCCAATGGCGCAAATTTAAACTCACCGCGCGGCTGGGCTGCATTGGTTGCTGGGCCAAACCAACGATCATAAATCTTCGCCGCTTCGCCATCTTTTTCCAATTTCACCAGTGTTTCGTTAATACTTGCCGTTAAGCGCTCTTCACCCTTAGGAATACCAACCCCTTGGTACTCTTTGGTAATACTGAACGGTGAGATCTCAAAATCAGCTTTTTGTGCCGCCGGTAAGTTACCGAGCAGGCCGACAAGTTTCGCATCATCCTGGGTGATAGCTTGAACGTTACCATTACGCAAAGCAGTAAATGCCAGCGGTGTATCATCGTAAGAAATCACTTTTGCGGTTGGATAATGCTCCCGCAGGGTAATTTCCTGAACCGTACCTTTATCCGCACCAATACGTAATTTGCCGATATCTTCAGGTGTCTTTAGCACACCTTTATGCGCGATAAATTTCTGACCCGTAGCGAAATATGGCAGGCTGAAGTTAACTTCCTTAGCGCGCTCATCAGTAATAGTGAAGTTTGCCGCAATCAGATCAACTTTCTTCGATGTCAGTAATGGAATACGGTTGGCCGGGTTAGTGGCGCGTAGTTCTACTTTTACACCGAGATCTTTCGCGATAGCATTCGCCACGTCCACGTCATATCCCACCAGCTTTTTAGTCTGTGGGTCGATATAACCAAATGGAGGGTTACTATCAAAAACAGCAATCCGCACCACACCCGCTTGCTTGATATCATCCAGTTTATCAGCGTGGGCTGCACCAGACAGCGTCGCCAGACCCGCTAACAGCGTTAATGCCAGTGCGCTTTTTTTTGTGGACAGAGATTGCTTCATTGAAAGCTCCTAAGATGATTGAGATGTTGCGATGTGGATAAGCTATCAATTCGGCGTTAGGTCAGGAAATAATATAAAACGATATATTTATAACTAATTAATCTCAGTCAATTAGTCTGATTATATTGGCAAAGAAAGTGGGATCGGTGGCAAAGGAAAATGAGGAGAATAGGGAGCCTTAGAGTGCATCCCAAAGCCTGTTTCTGAAGTTGTAGGTTGAAAAATGCTGTATATTCAGCAAATAAAAAAATAATCGATGAAAAAACACCCAAAAAAGTGAGCAAGTAACACGATCG includes:
- a CDS encoding DNA-binding response regulator produces the protein MTKHIYLIDDDDGVRAALTALLATLGWEVKAFSDGQHFLDTLAITQPSCVLLDIRMPGKSGMAVLEAIQCRDSTLPVIIMTGHGNIELCRRAFKGGALEFLTKPIDADVLIEAVGMALEQHEQALAVKKQQVSYQQLLSQLSPREREVAALIIQGETSKQIAHMLSLSPRTVEAHRANIFSKLEVNSLASLIHNYSYILPIIYSK
- a CDS encoding heme-binding protein, with protein sequence MIKPIALTSALFIGLIAQASAAGLNTERNISQALATDLASRTLAVCQADGYNVAVTVVDRAGIIKTVLRADNAGPHTVKASEQKAFTALSTKTPSGQVMENSQKTPAANNLKDIPGFLLLGGGVPVKAGDEVVGAVGVAGAPGGHLDAQCATKALEQISAQLKA
- a CDS encoding NCS2 family permease (involved in the transport or adenine), with the protein product MSKPNLDTEQGLLERVFKLKQHGTTARTELIAGITTFLTMVYIVFVNPQILGVAGMDVRAVFVTTCLIAAFGSIFMGLLANLPVALAPAMGLNAFFAFVVVGAMGISWQVGMGAIFWGAIGFLLLTIFRIRYWMIANIPLSLRVGITSGIGLFIAMMGLKNAGIVVANPDTLVAVGNLTSHSVLLGALGFFIIAVLASRNIHAAVLVSIVVTTLIGWALGDVHYSGIFSMPPSVTSVVGQVDLAGALNISMAGIIFSFMLVNLFDSSGTLIGVTDKAGLTDHKGKFPRMKQALYVDSISSVAGAFIGTSSVTAYIESSSGVSVGGRTGLTAVVVGILFLLVMFVSPLAGMVPAYAAAGALIYVGVLMTSSLSRVKWDDLTEAVPAFVTAVMMPFSFSITEGIALGFISYCLMKLGTGRWREISPCVVVVALLFVLKIAFVDH
- a CDS encoding 6-phosphogluconate phosphatase, whose translation is MNNIECVMFDCDGTLVDSEVLCCRAYVVMFAHYGIHLSLEEVIKRFKGVKLNEIVALVSKENGLDESIATLEKLYRAEVARLFDAELQPIAGAKALLEQITLPVCVVSNGPVSKMQHSLGLTGLLSFFDTRLYSGYDIQRWKPDPALIYHAAKEMQVAAEHCILVEDSAAGTHAGIAAGIPVFYYCADPHNQPIHHPLVTMFDDMQQLPDLWRERGWQITHH
- a CDS encoding amino acid ABC transporter permease, with translation MDFTIIADNWTYLLWGTFPDGPLGGAALTLLISIMAGVASAILGTVLGVLLAMSRGVWAGVLAAFLGFFRAIPVIMLIFWTYFLLPIVFGVDIPEITTVVCALALIASAYLAHAVKAGIVAIGAGQWQAGLSLGFNRWQVLWFVVLPQALRMMVPSFINQWISLIKDTSLAYIVGVNELTFLATQVNNRSMVYPMEVFLFVALVYFVLCLALDLLANGLNRRFSPQHAIKKQSAIKRSWRWWSHKPAPSAH
- a CDS encoding amino acid ABC transporter permease, translated to MNLHHLTDWLLAPQYLNWLWQGFLLTLWISACTVVAATLLGFLLAAARDSELKVLRWFAVGYSTLFRNTPLLIQLFFWYFAASQFLPASWVPWLNTPHEITFIGLTLSWPSFEFLAGFIGLTLYSTAFIAEELRSGISGVAKGQKYAAHALGLTGWQSMRHVVLPQALKIAMPPLLGQYMNIIKNSSLAMAIGVAELSYASRQVETETLRTFQAFGVATVLYIAIIALIEAWGMWRQQRTTIRGH
- a CDS encoding amino acid ABC transporter substrate-binding protein — encoded protein: MKQSLSTKKSALALTLLAGLATLSGAAHADKLDDIKQAGVVRIAVFDSNPPFGYIDPQTKKLVGYDVDVANAIAKDLGVKVELRATNPANRIPLLTSKKVDLIAANFTITDERAKEVNFSLPYFATGQKFIAHKGVLKTPEDIGKLRIGADKGTVQEITLREHYPTAKVISYDDTPLAFTALRNGNVQAITQDDAKLVGLLGNLPAAQKADFEISPFSITKEYQGVGIPKGEERLTASINETLVKLEKDGEAAKIYDRWFGPATNAAQPRGEFKFAPLDQQPKA